One window of the Pseudarthrobacter sp. ATCC 49987 genome contains the following:
- the pxpA gene encoding 5-oxoprolinase subunit PxpA has product MQKSVTPGTSGRVLLNSDMGEGLGLHEFGNDEDLMRIIDVANVACGFHAGDPDVMNRTVALAAEHGVAVGAHPGLPDVVGFGRRRMALSPEEVESIILYQTGALTAFLGKHGLELNHIKPHGALYGMLAGDEELMQAAAGTAKQFGVPFYGLAGTAHESVCRAMGVEFVGELYVDLNYGPGGELLIQRRPAPTDPAAAAERVSRAIAGKPVLAVDGTELDISFQSICVHSDAPNSPAVASAVRAVLGSL; this is encoded by the coding sequence ATGCAAAAATCTGTGACCCCCGGCACTTCAGGCCGTGTGCTCTTGAACTCCGACATGGGTGAAGGCTTGGGCCTCCACGAGTTCGGCAACGACGAAGACCTTATGCGCATCATCGATGTCGCCAACGTTGCGTGCGGCTTTCACGCCGGCGATCCGGACGTCATGAACCGCACCGTGGCCCTCGCGGCGGAGCATGGCGTGGCCGTCGGTGCCCACCCGGGCCTTCCGGACGTGGTGGGATTCGGACGCCGCCGCATGGCGCTCAGCCCTGAAGAGGTCGAGTCGATCATTCTGTACCAGACAGGGGCGCTCACCGCGTTTCTCGGAAAACACGGGCTCGAACTCAACCACATCAAACCCCACGGCGCCCTCTACGGAATGTTGGCGGGCGACGAGGAACTGATGCAGGCGGCCGCCGGAACTGCCAAACAGTTCGGCGTGCCTTTCTACGGTCTGGCTGGCACCGCGCACGAATCCGTGTGCCGGGCGATGGGTGTGGAATTCGTGGGCGAACTCTATGTGGACCTCAACTATGGCCCCGGGGGCGAGCTCTTGATCCAGCGCCGTCCGGCGCCCACGGATCCCGCTGCCGCCGCCGAGCGCGTCAGCCGGGCCATAGCCGGGAAGCCGGTCCTCGCCGTTGACGGCACCGAATTGGACATCTCTTTCCAGAGCATCTGCGTCCATTCCGACGCGCCCAACTCACCCGCCGTGGCGTCCGCCGTACGTGCGGTCCTCGGTTCACTCTGA
- a CDS encoding alpha-amylase family glycosyl hydrolase produces MSPVESTAQAPSAEWWQSAVIYQVYPRSFADGDGDGVGDLAGLTSRLPYIASLGVDGIWMTPFQPSPQVDQGYDVSDYCGVDPLFGTMEQFDTLLELAHSLGLRILLDVVPNHCSSEHPLFQAALAAGPGSPERDMFHFVPGPKDMSDGAGSNVASDVAPNNWQSVFGGRAWSRATAGSGTDTDWYLHLFSPEQPDWNWRNPAVGDYFDGVLRFWFDKGVDGLRIDVAHALFKADGLPDSPSEGGVVDGLRSNPQVSDQEEVHEVYRRWRTLAEKYEPHRLLVGEVNLEPARAARYTRADEMQQAFAFAFVKLGWDPEAWAAVGNELEAARRLHGATPTWALENHDIVRSVTRFGGGEVGALRARAALVALLGLPGPAYLYQGQELGLPEVIVPSEARVDPMWARGGVCRDGARVPLAWTEDAALNHGFSLTESAAAPWLPLPADWGRHAIELQRQDPGSQLALAIRALEMRRLLWKNEVFGPDDGGTWRVEAGNLLICERSDDFFVAVAMGTQPVPLPAGTVLLSAAPLAEDGWLQPNNAAWVLRDQAQSVRGRPRSRHTPVALSLEAAISG; encoded by the coding sequence ATGAGCCCTGTTGAATCGACGGCCCAGGCGCCCTCCGCTGAGTGGTGGCAGTCCGCCGTCATCTACCAGGTCTATCCGCGCTCGTTCGCCGACGGCGACGGCGACGGCGTGGGCGACCTCGCCGGTCTGACCTCCCGGCTACCGTACATCGCCTCGCTCGGCGTCGACGGCATCTGGATGACTCCGTTCCAGCCCTCCCCGCAGGTGGACCAGGGCTACGACGTGTCCGACTACTGCGGCGTGGACCCGCTGTTCGGCACCATGGAACAGTTCGATACTTTGCTGGAACTGGCGCACTCGCTGGGCCTGCGGATCCTGCTCGACGTCGTCCCCAACCACTGCTCCTCGGAGCACCCGCTGTTCCAGGCTGCGCTGGCGGCCGGTCCGGGCTCGCCGGAGCGGGACATGTTCCACTTTGTCCCGGGGCCAAAGGACATGTCCGACGGCGCCGGCAGTAACGTCGCCAGCGACGTCGCGCCGAACAACTGGCAGAGCGTCTTCGGCGGCCGCGCCTGGAGCCGCGCCACCGCCGGCTCCGGGACGGACACCGACTGGTACCTGCACCTGTTCTCCCCCGAGCAGCCGGACTGGAACTGGCGGAACCCCGCCGTCGGCGACTACTTCGACGGCGTGCTGCGCTTCTGGTTCGACAAGGGCGTGGACGGCCTCCGGATCGACGTCGCCCATGCCCTGTTCAAGGCCGACGGCTTGCCGGACTCGCCCTCCGAGGGCGGCGTGGTGGACGGGCTGCGGTCCAACCCGCAGGTCTCGGACCAAGAGGAAGTCCACGAGGTCTACCGCCGCTGGCGCACCCTGGCCGAGAAGTATGAGCCGCACCGCCTGCTGGTGGGCGAGGTCAACCTCGAACCGGCCCGCGCCGCCCGCTACACCCGGGCCGATGAGATGCAGCAGGCGTTCGCCTTCGCGTTCGTGAAGCTCGGCTGGGACCCGGAGGCCTGGGCCGCCGTCGGGAACGAACTCGAGGCCGCCCGCCGGCTCCACGGCGCCACCCCCACCTGGGCGCTGGAAAACCACGACATCGTCCGCTCCGTCACCCGCTTCGGCGGCGGCGAGGTGGGCGCACTGCGTGCCCGCGCCGCGCTGGTTGCCCTGCTGGGGCTGCCCGGCCCGGCGTACCTCTACCAGGGCCAGGAACTCGGGCTGCCCGAGGTCATCGTCCCGTCCGAGGCCCGGGTGGATCCCATGTGGGCCCGCGGCGGCGTCTGCCGCGACGGCGCCCGCGTCCCGCTGGCCTGGACCGAGGACGCGGCGCTGAACCACGGCTTCTCGCTCACCGAGAGCGCAGCGGCACCGTGGCTCCCGCTGCCCGCGGACTGGGGCAGGCACGCGATCGAACTCCAGCGGCAGGACCCGGGGTCCCAGCTGGCGCTGGCCATCAGAGCGCTGGAGATGCGCCGGCTGCTCTGGAAAAACGAAGTCTTCGGCCCGGACGACGGCGGCACCTGGCGCGTCGAAGCTGGCAACCTACTGATCTGCGAACGCAGTGATGACTTCTTCGTCGCTGTCGCGATGGGCACCCAACCGGTGCCGCTACCCGCGGGAACCGTACTGCTTAGCGCTGCGCCGCTGGCCGAGGACGGCTGGCTGCAGCCGAACAACGCCGCGTGGGTGCTGCGAGACCAAGCCCAGTCCGTTCGGGGCCGCCCGCGTTCCAGACACACCCCCGTTGCGCTATCACTTGAAGCTGCTATCAGCGGCTGA
- a CDS encoding PucR family transcriptional regulator, translating to MRISDLVDDPDLKIRLRVRGGEGRLERPITWCAPTEHMDPTPFLGVNALVLTNGMGLNVKDFRIWDAYVERLMSIPVAGLAFGLGAAHRELPVGLIQACEAHGLPLLELPPDVPFLLVMRHVDLIIGSERYAELRAGWELADECTRLAADGHSLAEVLERVAHAIKARVAVIDHNSFELLSAGAAGGGTARSTLRLPSGDSHRFQLIIEGINSSVVLQPILGPVAAVIAMQLSYTLGSRSPLHSREAARFIEALYEGGGAPSAPLRRYALEAGFEPDGEWGAVLIGGAEHEAPAKLRAVAWRARVGLQASFGTVRFMEETALTTLLVQHRAGVVELLDAVQQFFTDAPELSVIVSESGSLSELSLSLQLARRQVGKPGVRRAPLADLAGVVRGLPSPGLVAMSQRLLAPLATDGSGPLRETLDAYLRHSGSSREICDELFIHRNTLSYRLRKIEELLQLDLSDGEVRATCLLALGIVAALQ from the coding sequence TTGCGCATTTCTGACCTGGTGGACGACCCCGATCTGAAAATCCGCTTGCGCGTGAGGGGAGGCGAGGGCCGGCTGGAGCGGCCCATCACTTGGTGTGCTCCGACGGAACATATGGATCCCACGCCCTTTCTCGGCGTCAACGCCCTTGTGTTGACCAACGGCATGGGCCTCAATGTCAAGGACTTCAGGATCTGGGATGCCTACGTCGAACGGCTGATGTCGATACCTGTTGCGGGCCTGGCGTTCGGCTTGGGCGCCGCACACCGTGAGCTCCCCGTCGGCTTGATCCAAGCCTGCGAAGCCCATGGCCTGCCACTGCTGGAACTGCCGCCGGACGTGCCCTTCCTGCTGGTGATGAGGCACGTCGATCTGATCATCGGCTCCGAGCGGTATGCGGAACTGCGCGCGGGCTGGGAACTGGCCGACGAATGCACCCGGCTGGCGGCCGACGGCCATTCCCTCGCCGAGGTTCTGGAGCGTGTGGCCCATGCCATCAAGGCACGGGTGGCAGTCATCGACCACAATTCGTTCGAGCTCCTCTCCGCTGGAGCGGCGGGCGGCGGGACAGCCCGGAGCACGCTCCGGCTCCCCAGCGGGGACTCCCACCGCTTCCAGCTGATCATCGAGGGCATCAATAGCAGCGTGGTGCTGCAGCCCATCCTGGGGCCGGTGGCCGCCGTCATCGCCATGCAGCTGAGCTACACTCTCGGGTCACGATCACCGCTGCATTCACGGGAGGCCGCGCGCTTTATCGAAGCACTGTACGAGGGCGGAGGGGCGCCCTCCGCGCCGCTTCGACGCTACGCCCTTGAGGCCGGTTTTGAGCCCGACGGCGAATGGGGTGCGGTCCTCATCGGCGGCGCGGAACACGAGGCCCCGGCGAAGCTCCGAGCTGTCGCATGGCGTGCGCGCGTGGGGCTTCAGGCCAGCTTCGGCACGGTGCGCTTCATGGAGGAAACGGCGCTCACCACCTTGCTTGTGCAGCACCGCGCCGGCGTGGTTGAACTGCTTGACGCCGTTCAACAGTTTTTCACCGACGCCCCGGAACTTTCCGTCATTGTTTCGGAATCCGGAAGCCTCAGCGAGCTGTCCCTGTCTCTGCAGTTGGCCCGCCGCCAGGTAGGAAAGCCCGGCGTTCGCCGCGCTCCGCTGGCCGACCTTGCCGGCGTCGTGCGGGGGCTGCCGAGTCCGGGGCTGGTCGCGATGTCCCAGCGACTCTTGGCGCCGCTGGCCACGGACGGCAGCGGACCGCTGCGCGAGACCCTCGATGCCTACCTGCGCCACAGCGGAAGCTCGCGGGAGATTTGCGATGAGCTCTTCATCCACCGGAACACGCTCAGCTACCGTCTACGGAAAATCGAAGAGCTCCTGCAACTCGATCTATCCGACGGCGAGGTCCGCGCCACCTGCCTGCTGGCCCTGGGTATCGTGGCGGCGCTTCAGTAA
- a CDS encoding acetyl-CoA carboxylase biotin carboxylase subunit, with the protein MKKLLIANRGEIAVRIARTARDMGIETVLVASEPDADSLAARSVDHVAVIGPAPATASYLNHDAVIAAALDHGCDAVHPGYGFLSENSAFARKVVDAGLIWVGPDAAAIEMMGNKSLARESARKSGVPVLKGSDGPLDPEADAVEVARGIGYPLVVKASAGGGGRGIRFVQSEDELLETIELARGEAGSVFGDPTVYLERFVQHARHVEVQILGDGTNFIHLGDRDCSMQRRSQKVIEEAPAPDLPDAVRQRIRDSSVELARECGYSGAGTVEFLYDPINHEAAFIEMNTRIQVEHPITEQITGIDLVREQLLIASTGSMSVRQDDVRFSGHAIECRINAEDPDNNFFPSPGRIQTMEWPSGEGIRVDTGVEAGSVVSPYYDSMLAKLIVHAADREAATAAMLAALEGTRIEGVKTTIPVHKMLLARPEFAAVTHHSKFIETAADLTEAQ; encoded by the coding sequence GTGAAGAAACTTCTGATCGCCAACCGCGGCGAGATTGCGGTAAGAATCGCCCGCACCGCCCGGGACATGGGCATCGAGACCGTCCTGGTGGCAAGCGAACCCGATGCCGATTCCTTGGCGGCGCGTTCGGTTGACCACGTGGCGGTTATCGGCCCGGCTCCTGCCACGGCCAGCTATCTGAACCATGACGCCGTTATCGCTGCCGCGCTGGACCACGGCTGTGATGCGGTCCACCCGGGCTATGGTTTCCTCTCCGAGAACTCGGCGTTCGCCCGCAAGGTCGTGGACGCGGGCTTGATCTGGGTGGGCCCCGACGCGGCAGCCATCGAGATGATGGGCAATAAGTCCCTGGCCAGGGAATCCGCCCGGAAGTCCGGCGTCCCTGTGCTCAAGGGCTCGGACGGCCCCCTGGACCCCGAGGCTGACGCCGTTGAAGTCGCCCGCGGAATCGGGTATCCGCTCGTGGTCAAGGCCTCCGCCGGCGGCGGTGGCCGCGGCATCCGTTTCGTACAGAGCGAAGACGAACTGCTGGAAACGATCGAGCTGGCGCGCGGTGAGGCGGGGTCCGTCTTCGGCGACCCCACGGTTTACCTGGAACGCTTCGTCCAGCATGCCCGCCACGTGGAGGTGCAGATCCTCGGCGACGGCACCAACTTCATCCACCTCGGAGACCGTGACTGCTCCATGCAGCGACGCTCGCAGAAGGTCATCGAGGAAGCACCGGCTCCGGATCTTCCCGACGCCGTCCGCCAGAGGATCCGGGACTCCTCGGTGGAACTCGCCCGGGAATGCGGCTACAGCGGAGCCGGAACGGTCGAGTTCCTCTATGACCCGATCAACCACGAAGCCGCGTTCATTGAAATGAACACGCGCATCCAGGTTGAGCACCCCATCACCGAGCAGATCACCGGTATCGACCTGGTGCGGGAGCAGTTGCTCATCGCGTCCACGGGATCCATGTCGGTCCGGCAGGATGACGTGCGCTTCAGCGGCCACGCCATCGAATGCCGCATCAACGCCGAAGACCCGGACAACAATTTCTTCCCCAGCCCCGGCCGCATCCAGACCATGGAATGGCCCTCGGGCGAGGGCATCCGGGTAGACACCGGCGTTGAAGCAGGATCCGTGGTGAGCCCGTACTACGACTCCATGCTCGCCAAACTGATCGTCCACGCCGCCGACCGTGAGGCGGCTACCGCCGCCATGTTGGCTGCCTTGGAGGGGACGCGCATCGAAGGAGTCAAGACCACCATTCCAGTACACAAGATGCTGCTGGCACGGCCCGAATTTGCGGCCGTGACCCACCACTCGAAATTCATTGAAACTGCGGCGGACCTAACGGAGGCACAATGA
- a CDS encoding acetyl-CoA carboxylase — MATIVSPLPGIFYRKPGPGKPPFANEGDTIEIGQTLGIVEIMKQFTEIQADVAGVLESFEVNEGDMVNPGDAIIVIREG, encoded by the coding sequence GTGGCAACCATCGTCTCCCCGCTCCCCGGAATCTTCTACCGCAAGCCCGGACCGGGCAAACCGCCCTTCGCCAATGAAGGCGACACCATCGAGATCGGCCAGACCTTGGGCATCGTCGAAATCATGAAGCAATTCACCGAAATCCAGGCTGATGTGGCCGGAGTCCTTGAGTCCTTTGAGGTCAACGAAGGCGACATGGTTAACCCCGGCGATGCGATCATCGTCATCCGCGAGGGATAG
- the pxpA gene encoding 5-oxoprolinase subunit PxpA — translation MLSENVKEIISRVEINCDMGEGYSLYKCGDDEGIMPYIDLANVACGFHASDPSVMYSTVALAKKHDVKVGAHPSFPDRQGFGRRVMAMEPEEITAAVLYQVGALTSFLRQAKMDLHHIKAHGALYILASRDRTVASAIAAAADVYGVPLMGMANTVHEEVWGPRSSGFLAEYYTDLDYNPDGSLILTRDHIAYDPQLAAERSIRVLTDGVASAVDGSDIPMRADCICIHSDTPGAVELARSVSHAVKSHLSAA, via the coding sequence ATGCTGAGCGAAAATGTGAAAGAAATCATAAGCAGAGTCGAAATCAACTGCGATATGGGAGAGGGCTACAGCCTCTACAAATGCGGCGACGACGAAGGCATCATGCCGTACATCGACCTCGCAAACGTGGCATGCGGGTTTCATGCGTCCGACCCCTCGGTAATGTACTCCACGGTTGCGTTGGCGAAGAAGCATGATGTGAAAGTGGGCGCGCACCCTTCGTTCCCCGACCGGCAAGGATTCGGACGGCGGGTCATGGCCATGGAGCCTGAGGAAATTACCGCGGCTGTGCTGTACCAGGTGGGTGCCCTTACGTCGTTCCTCCGCCAAGCGAAAATGGACCTTCACCACATAAAGGCTCACGGCGCCCTGTATATACTTGCCAGTCGCGACCGTACGGTGGCCTCCGCAATCGCAGCCGCGGCCGATGTCTACGGCGTGCCGCTGATGGGAATGGCAAACACTGTCCACGAGGAGGTCTGGGGACCTCGCTCGAGCGGGTTCCTCGCGGAGTACTACACCGATCTCGACTACAACCCGGACGGGTCCCTGATCCTCACCCGTGATCACATCGCTTACGATCCCCAACTCGCGGCAGAGCGCTCGATCCGCGTTCTTACCGACGGCGTGGCGAGTGCTGTCGACGGCTCCGACATCCCAATGCGTGCCGATTGCATCTGCATCCACTCAGACACACCCGGCGCGGTCGAGTTGGCCCGGTCAGTCAGCCATGCGGTGAAATCCCACCTCAGCGCGGCGTAA
- a CDS encoding biotin-dependent carboxyltransferase family protein, with protein MAFEIKTPGLATTVQDQGRTGHYNVGIPQSGSMDQYSADLGNALVGNTPKEAVLECTYLGPALTTGRDAVIAVTGAPVDVKVNGESRPQWTRLLLKAGDELSFGVIQGGTRYYIAVQGGIDVPEVLGSRSTYSLGAIGGFQGRKLEAGDLVPVGSPLNGGQLPAGDTVADEFRPAYTKEQTVRIVLGLYDHRLTEDGLDNLLNGEWKVTPVADRMGLRYSGPGVKWKERVQPFGAGSDPSNIVDAGYAVGSIQIPGGTQPIILHRDAVSGGGYAMVGTVISADMDLVARAAPGTATRFEAVSQEEALLARKELAERKNEAWAALGASR; from the coding sequence ATGGCATTTGAGATCAAGACCCCGGGCCTTGCCACCACGGTCCAGGACCAGGGTCGGACCGGCCACTACAACGTGGGCATCCCGCAGAGCGGGTCAATGGACCAATACTCGGCAGATCTCGGCAACGCGCTGGTAGGTAACACCCCCAAGGAGGCCGTCCTCGAGTGCACTTACCTCGGTCCGGCACTGACCACTGGCCGGGATGCCGTCATTGCCGTCACCGGAGCGCCCGTGGACGTGAAGGTCAACGGCGAGTCCCGGCCCCAGTGGACCCGGCTACTGCTCAAAGCCGGCGATGAACTCAGCTTCGGCGTCATCCAGGGCGGTACGCGGTACTACATCGCCGTCCAGGGCGGCATCGACGTGCCCGAGGTGCTCGGCAGCCGCTCCACCTACAGCCTGGGCGCGATCGGCGGATTCCAGGGCCGGAAACTCGAGGCCGGCGACCTGGTCCCGGTCGGCAGTCCGCTCAACGGCGGTCAGCTCCCCGCCGGCGATACGGTTGCGGACGAGTTCCGTCCCGCGTACACCAAGGAACAGACCGTCCGGATCGTCCTGGGCCTGTATGACCACCGCCTCACCGAGGACGGACTGGACAACCTTCTCAACGGCGAATGGAAGGTGACCCCGGTGGCAGACCGGATGGGTTTGCGGTATTCGGGCCCAGGCGTGAAATGGAAGGAGCGGGTGCAGCCCTTCGGCGCGGGGTCGGACCCGTCCAACATTGTGGATGCCGGGTACGCGGTAGGCTCGATCCAGATTCCTGGCGGTACGCAGCCGATCATCCTGCATCGTGATGCCGTCTCCGGCGGCGGGTACGCCATGGTGGGCACCGTGATCAGCGCCGACATGGACCTGGTGGCCCGCGCGGCTCCCGGCACGGCCACCCGGTTTGAAGCGGTCAGCCAGGAAGAGGCCCTCTTGGCGCGCAAAGAACTTGCTGAACGCAAGAACGAGGCGTGGGCGGCGCTCGGCGCCAGCCGCTGA
- a CDS encoding LacI family DNA-binding transcriptional regulator, which produces MRDNGDGGQAVTLKDLAVELGIHPSTVSRVLHSSSEIAKGAASAATAERVRELARKRGYSPDPQAMGLRTRRTRLLGVIVPRLSDLVLATMYEGIEESAAELGVSTFVMNSLDDPGEQRRKIDIMLARRVDGLIIGDVHLGSSLLQELTARKVPFVLMNRRAAGYPSATCDDVLGGELVADHLWEKGHRKVSVIAGEPYASTAIDRTAGFVARWRSLGGDIADSNVVWSRFDTAGGREAAEKILMNCQPTALFAVNDFAAIGAMGALRSHGLTVGRDVAVVGFNDTSLAAELPIPLSSVRSPMLDIGRTAVQLFQRVLHGERVEAVALKPALCVRESSAQERP; this is translated from the coding sequence ATGAGGGACAATGGCGACGGCGGCCAGGCAGTCACGCTGAAGGATCTGGCGGTCGAGCTTGGAATTCATCCCTCGACCGTCTCGAGGGTCCTGCATTCCAGCTCGGAGATAGCCAAGGGAGCGGCTTCTGCCGCCACCGCCGAGCGCGTGCGCGAGCTGGCGCGAAAACGCGGCTACTCCCCGGACCCGCAGGCCATGGGGCTCCGGACAAGGCGGACCCGGCTTCTCGGCGTGATAGTTCCCCGGCTGTCGGACCTGGTACTTGCCACCATGTACGAGGGTATTGAAGAGTCGGCAGCTGAGCTCGGTGTCTCCACTTTCGTGATGAACTCCCTTGATGACCCAGGGGAACAGCGTCGGAAAATCGACATCATGCTGGCCCGGCGGGTGGATGGGTTGATCATTGGCGATGTGCACTTGGGCAGCAGTCTGTTGCAGGAGTTGACGGCCCGGAAAGTTCCCTTTGTCTTGATGAACCGCCGGGCGGCGGGGTACCCCTCGGCGACGTGTGACGACGTCCTCGGTGGCGAGCTCGTCGCGGACCACCTGTGGGAGAAGGGCCACCGGAAGGTATCCGTGATCGCCGGCGAGCCTTACGCCAGCACGGCTATTGATCGAACGGCCGGGTTCGTGGCTCGCTGGAGGTCCCTGGGCGGCGACATCGCCGACAGCAACGTGGTCTGGTCCCGTTTCGACACGGCCGGAGGCCGTGAAGCAGCCGAAAAGATTCTGATGAACTGCCAGCCCACCGCCCTTTTCGCGGTGAACGACTTCGCCGCCATCGGTGCGATGGGAGCACTGCGGTCCCATGGCCTGACTGTGGGCCGGGACGTGGCGGTGGTGGGATTCAACGACACCTCCCTGGCCGCGGAACTGCCGATCCCGCTGTCCTCCGTGCGCTCGCCGATGCTCGACATCGGCCGGACTGCTGTTCAGCTATTTCAACGTGTGCTCCATGGTGAACGCGTTGAAGCCGTGGCGTTAAAGCCGGCGCTCTGCGTAAGGGAAAGCAGCGCCCAAGAACGGCCATGA
- a CDS encoding NUDIX hydrolase — protein sequence MTAARRWRDVWTAPGERLFVQARDEEGWTRHRILSNSEGDGAVAVVVDGSRVLFIDAERPAIGRNLWELPRGQADAADGSPEATAARELLEETGLISVESRLLGQIWAESGLSGDAVNVVQVRVDPLARRAVAEYSALRWIDMHRISQEIADDQIRDGISIAALALAWAKGQLNTASPA from the coding sequence ATGACGGCGGCCCGCCGCTGGCGCGACGTCTGGACGGCACCCGGAGAACGGCTCTTCGTGCAGGCGCGCGACGAGGAAGGTTGGACTCGTCACAGGATCCTGTCGAATTCCGAAGGTGACGGGGCCGTTGCCGTCGTCGTCGACGGATCACGGGTCTTGTTCATTGACGCGGAACGCCCTGCAATCGGGAGGAATCTGTGGGAACTGCCGCGCGGACAGGCCGACGCCGCGGACGGATCCCCGGAGGCGACGGCTGCACGGGAACTTCTCGAAGAGACCGGTCTGATCTCGGTTGAGTCCCGCCTGCTCGGCCAGATCTGGGCGGAGAGCGGCCTGAGCGGGGATGCGGTGAACGTCGTGCAAGTCCGCGTCGATCCTCTTGCCAGGCGGGCCGTTGCGGAATATTCGGCGCTGCGGTGGATTGATATGCACCGGATCAGTCAGGAGATAGCCGACGACCAGATCCGTGACGGCATCAGCATTGCCGCCCTCGCGCTCGCGTGGGCGAAAGGCCAGCTCAATACTGCATCACCCGCCTAG
- a CDS encoding 5-oxoprolinase subunit B family protein translates to MTSPSTAAAQQARYTWGGDEFLFVEVSESMSLAANFKVMTLASKLSAADLPGIVDICPANASLLVRFDPDVLAPSTLEETVRDIERDLGNEEEQALETRIIEVPVWYDDPFTAEVAERFREGFHQEPGGTDIDYAAKVNNLKDAAEFIQRHHEQPWLVSMVGFVAGLPFLFQLVDQDKQLEVPKYLSPRTDTPKLTVGHGGCFACIYSVRGAGGYQMFGVAAAPIFDPAQALDDFKDFMVLFRPGDIVKFRPVTEAEYNEIQTQISEGTFRYRQAPATFELSKALADPAGYNQELMEALNGI, encoded by the coding sequence ATGACCAGCCCAAGCACTGCTGCTGCGCAGCAGGCCCGCTACACCTGGGGCGGCGACGAATTCCTGTTCGTTGAAGTCTCGGAATCCATGAGCCTCGCCGCCAACTTCAAAGTCATGACCCTGGCAAGCAAGCTGTCCGCCGCGGACCTTCCCGGCATCGTGGACATCTGCCCCGCCAACGCCTCGCTGCTGGTGAGGTTCGATCCGGACGTCCTGGCGCCCTCGACCCTGGAAGAAACCGTCCGGGACATCGAACGGGACCTGGGGAACGAAGAGGAGCAGGCGCTCGAAACCCGGATCATCGAGGTCCCCGTCTGGTACGACGATCCCTTCACCGCTGAGGTGGCGGAGCGTTTCCGTGAAGGGTTCCATCAGGAGCCCGGCGGCACGGACATTGACTACGCGGCGAAGGTCAACAACCTCAAGGACGCCGCCGAATTCATCCAGCGCCACCACGAGCAGCCGTGGCTGGTTTCGATGGTCGGATTCGTGGCCGGGCTGCCGTTCCTCTTCCAACTGGTGGACCAGGACAAGCAACTGGAGGTCCCGAAGTATCTCAGCCCCCGCACCGACACCCCCAAACTGACGGTGGGCCACGGCGGATGCTTCGCCTGCATCTACTCAGTCCGCGGCGCAGGCGGTTACCAGATGTTCGGTGTCGCTGCCGCGCCGATCTTCGATCCGGCCCAGGCCCTGGACGATTTCAAGGACTTCATGGTGCTTTTCCGCCCGGGTGACATCGTGAAGTTCAGGCCGGTCACGGAGGCCGAGTACAACGAGATCCAGACGCAGATCTCCGAGGGAACGTTCCGGTACCGGCAGGCGCCGGCGACCTTCGAGCTCTCCAAGGCGCTGGCCGACCCGGCAGGCTACAACCAGGAACTCATGGAGGCACTCAATGGCATTTGA